The DNA sequence CCAAGCGGCTGGCAGACTCGGGCGCGGTAGTGGCTGTGTGTGATCTGATTGGTGAATCTGCCCGGCAGGTGATGCAGGAGATTGAACAAGCTGGGGGGCGGGCTTGTGGTTATGCACTTGATGTTGCTGATAACAACCAGGTGGAACAGGTGGTTGAACAGATTGAGTCGGAATTAGGCGGTGTGCAGATTCTAGTGAATAACGCGGGCATTACCCGTGATAGTCTGTTGATCCGGATGAGTGAGGATGATTTTGACCGGGTGCTGGCGGTTAATCTCAAAGGCGCATTTAATCTTACGAAGGCCTGCTGCCGTTCGATGATGAGGCTGCGCTGGGGCCGGATTATCAATATCAGTTCGGTTATCGGGCAAATGGGGAATGCCGGTCAGTCAAACTATGCGGCAGCCAAAGCGGGGCTGATTGGATTTACCAAGTCGGTAGCGAAGGAGCTCGCCATCAGAAATATCACCGTGAACGCTATTGCTCCGGGTTTCATCGCCACTGCCATGACTGAGAAACTGACCCCGGCAGTACGCCAGTCATATATTGAGGCAATTCCCTTAAAGCGGGCTGGCACACCCGAAGATGTTGCCAGCCTTTGTCTTTTCCTTGCCTCAGATGAGGCGGGATATATTACCGGTCAGGTGATAAGAGTTGATGGTGGTATGCTGATGTAAACCCTACCTTTATATTTATAGGACCCATTGATGTTCGCACTTTTCGCAGAACAGGTATGAAGGGGGACGCGCAACTCCATCCTGACAGTCCGGACACGGGAGGTTAATCGGTCTGCCGTCCGGACCAAGCCAGGCTTCCCTTTTCCAACTATTTACACCTGTGGGCGCACTTGGACATCCGGGATGTTCATAAAGGGCAAATGTTTTTTCCGCGATGCCGCACTGGGGGCAGATTGCCCGTTGCTGATTTGAGGGCATTGTTTTGTTCATCGCTGCTCCTTTGCTGGTTAAATTCTTTATTTTATAAAAGCAGGATGATATAACGACATCCTGCCGTCCTCAAAATAATATATTAGACTTATTCTGTTCTGTCAAATGAGTTCGAGTATTGACAGTAAAGAACTTGTTGTATATGCTTAATTTACAAGATGATGGATGATTTTCTGCAGCGGGTAAGGGAACTGGAAACTCAGCTTGCTCACTGTTCTTCTCTTGAGGAGCGTGCAGAGTTACTACTTGGACAGGCAGATGGTTTTGTAGTAAATGCTGCACCCCTGCTCAAGCCTTTATTTGAACAGGAACTCCTGGCAGCTCAGGAGCAGGGCAGGCGTTTGATAGAAGTGCGGCTGGCACGCCGGCTGTCTGATATCTGCCGGCACTGCGGGGCAAATGAAGAAGCTGATCTTTATGCCCAGCGGGTCAGGAAAATCGGTACTGAGATTGGGGAGCCGCGATTCATCGGATCAGGCTGGTATCTCGCTGGACAGGTGGAGCAGGCAAGGTGCAATTATGAAGCAGCGATCGATTGCTACCAGCGGGCACTGACAGAGTGGCAGAAGGCCGGGGTAGTGCGCGGAATTTATGCTGCACTTAATGGCCTGGGGAGTGTTGCAGGACTCACCGGGCGTTATCATGAGGCAAGGGATTATTATCAGCAGTGCCGCCAGTTGCTAGAGAATCCCGAGTTTGATGACTTTGTCCGGGCAACCAATTACTGCAATCTGGGCTGGGTTTATCTTCAGCTTGGTGAGTGGGACGATGCAGAGGAAAATCTCTACCGGTCGGTGGCACTGGCTGAACAGCAGGGATATGATTTTATCCGTTACAATGCCCTGAATCTGTTGGGCGAACTGTTTCTTAAGCGTGACCGTCTGGAACGGGCGGTGGAGGTTTTTACCACGGTTGTTGAGGCCGGGAGAAAGGGATTGACTGCTGCCGAACTGTTACGGGATAGCCTGACTAATCTGGGGGAAGCCGAGTTCCGGCGTCGCAATTATGCGGGAGCAAGCCGGGCGTTTGCGGAAGCAATCGATTTGTGCGCGGTCAATCAGGACCGGTTGAATAGCAGCATGCTTTTGTGGCGGATGGCAGAACTGGAGCTGGCACAGGGAAATTACGATCGGTGCGCCGGGCTCTGTCAGCAGGCACAACAGCTGGCAAAGGAGCTGGGTGCCCGCAATGTTGAGGCAGAAGTATTCCGGGTCCGGGCGCTACTGGAGCAGGAGCGGGGTATGGCTGGTGCGGCGTGCAGCTTTTATGAACGGGCACGGGAGTTGCTTAATGATGAACCGGAGAGTTATGAATCAGCCCGGTTGCGGCTACAGTTTGGGCAGTTTCTCCTGGAACAGAATCAGAAGGAACGGGCAGCGGAGGAGCTGAAGTTTGCCAGCCGGGTTTTCCGGAAACTGGGACTTGTGGCAGAAACTGATGAGGTGAACCGGATTCTGTTCCGTCTGGAACTTAATGCCGACCGGGAAATTGCTCTGGTCGCTGGAATTGCCGGGCTGGCACTTGCTGGACTTGAATCGGGTAAGTTCATTGAAGGCGCCCTCAAGATGATTTGCGAAGCATTCGGATTTGATGGCGCAGCACTAATAATTAACCAGATTCCCAGGATTATTTATGGCGACGTTAATGTTGCAGTGGAGGATTGGGAACAGGGTGCTCCGATTGTGAAGGAGCACGAAGTGCTGATGCCGGTATGTGTCCGAGGTGATGTGAACGGTTATGTTTATCTGGCGAGGAGAGCATCATGGAAATTGGATCTTCGCACCAGCGTGCTGGAGACCGTGGCTTCGCTTTTGGCACCAGCGGTGGAGAAGCTGTACAGTTTGGCTGAGGAACTGCCAGCACCAATAATGGAAATTCCCGGACTGCGGTTTGACGGTGTGATCGGCAAGTCGATAGCGATGAGAAAGAATCTGGAAATCATTGTTCGATGTGCGGACTCAAGTCTTCCCGTTCTTATCCGGGGTGAAAGTGGAACCGGCAAAGAGCTGGTAGCGCGGGCGATACATTTTACCAGTAGCCGGAGTGGGAAGCCATTCGTGCCGATTAACTGCGCTGCGGTGCCAGAAACTCTGCTTGAGGCAGAATTCTTCGGTGTAGAAAAAGGTGCGGCTACCGGGGTGAGTGCGCGTAAGGGAAAGTTTGAACTGGCTGACGGCGGAACAGTTTTTTTGGATGAGATCGGTGATATGAGCCCCGGGTTGCAGGCAAAGTTGTTGCGGGTTCTGCAGGATAAGACTTTTGAACGGGTAGGTAGCACCAGACCGGTGCGGGTTGATGTCCGGGTGGTTGCTGCTACTAATCAAAATCTGGAGAAACTTATTCAGGAAGGAAGGTTTCGGGAGGATCTTTATTACCGGCTGAACGGTATTGAGATCTACCTGCCCCCTTTAAGGGAGCGGGCAGAAGATATCCCTGAGCTGGTCCGGTTTTTCATTGCTAAGGCAAATCAGGAGGCGAAACGGGAGGTCCGTGGTGTCAGTCCGGCGGTGTTGCGTCTGTTTCTTGCGTATAGCTGGCCTGGTAATATCCGGCAGCTGCGGAATGTAATTCAGCGGGCAGTGGTACTGGCAAAAGGGGAGGAGATTGAGATTGAAGATCTGCCGGCGGAGTTGCGCCATTTGAGCGGTTTTCAGCAGGCTGATATCAAGTCGCCACTGAAATCAGCAAAAAAAATTGTCCAAGAAAAGGCGAGCGCGGAGCTGGAACGAGCGATGGTCATGGATTGTCTTGAAAAGGCTAACGGAAATGTCAAAAAGGCGGCTGAACTTTCAGGTTATAGCCGGGCACAGTTCTATCGTTTAATAAAAAAACACAATATAAGATTTAGAAACAGCACCAGGAATTAAGACCCAATTTTAAACTCACCCAGAAAAATAAGTTTGAGACAATTTTTATCATAATTTGAGACATTCAAGCCTCCTGTCTCGATAGATGAGACATCCACTAAAACCAGCCGGCGCTTTTTTGTTGTAATATATTGTAATTATAATACTTATAATAGTGAAATTTAATCTGGCACATTTTTTGCATCTCGTTGATACGATGGCGAACAAAAGACAGTAAATGAAATTGAAAGAAAGGAGCAAAAATGTTTAATAGAGGTGTAGAGAGAGTAATGCAGATACTTCTGGTCGGTGTGTTTGGGGTAGCCGGATTGATGGTTGCTAAGCTGAGGTCTGTAGATAAGGGGGCACTGGATCCGAAGATCAATCTTCATGAATCGATGCGGGATTATCAGATCAAGAAGATCGCCACTGAGCGGATGCTGGTTGATAATATCTATCGATAAACCTCTGGGGAGGTAGAAATGACGGGAGTAGCAATGAGAAAATGGGTGGAGGCAGGCTTGGGAGTCGGGCTGCTGGTGACTGAAGTTTTTATCGCCAGGATGCGCATGAGCGAATCGGAACCGCAGTTCACTCCGATTTCCAATTCAGTGGTCGCGGTTAATGCAGCAGGAAAGGAGGGTTGGCGCTCTTACAAATCGGGAATTGCTGGCGTTCGCCTGTCTGGCGAAAATTGAATTTTCGGAGTTGAAAGGTGAGGGATATGATCAGCGGGGTTATGTAAACCGAGCCAGACCGCGCCTCTACCGGGGCTGACCGGTAATATTACCGGTCAGCCCCGAACAGTTTCAGATTAACGGCAGTTATTTTAACCTGAGAATGCGTAGTGTCTGCTGTTCTGCCTGAGATTCCAGTTGGACAAAATAGACTCCAGGCGCCAGTTTTTCGCTGTTAACAGCGAACTGATGATTGCCGGCATCAAGGCTGCCAGAAAACAGCCGCGTGACGGTTCTGCCCGCAATGTCATGCACCGTGAGGCGCAGTCGGGAATGTAGGGGGAGGTGCAGGTGGACAGTTGTTGTCCGATTAAAAATGCTGGGTTCAATACTGAAATTGATCAAGTCCGATCTACTCAGGTTCTGGGATTCCTGCATACCGACATTCTGATCATACCACTCCTGAACCGTCTGGCAGGTATTGAGGAATGAGATTGAGTCCGGTGCGCCAATAAAGGCGAATGCCATGCGTCTTTTCCCTGCACCCGGCATCAGGTCAAATGGTCCGGTGCTGACTGAGATTGACCAGTTGAAGGGGTGATCACTTTGTCTTACACCCAAGTTGCCGGTAATGGCGCGATATTTCATATCTTCGGTCATTGCTGAATCCGGATAGACATAAACTGCATGGTCAATACAGGTGAGACGAACCGGTGTGGCGGGATAGAGCTGTTTGATGCCGAGGAAGCGACTGGGGTTATTGACATTCCGCATCACTGCTGTCCGTTGTTCAGGAAATGTCCAGGCAAGGTCGTGCAGCCTGTCGGTAGCAATCACATCAAAATCGGCAAGGATGCCAGCATAGAGGTTGTTCAGTTCAACAGCTCCCGCATTCCACAGGTCATAAACGAGAATCACTGTATTCCGCGGTCCGGGTGGTGCCGGCACAAGCGCCCGCTGATCAACGATCACTGATTTCGCCCGGGGGTGATTCAGATCAGTAAAGCTTGCCTGCAGCAGCTGCGCGGAGTTCCAGACAGGCAGGCGGGTGCGGATGCTGTCATTCAGTTGCCAGTCTCGGTCAATTCCATGCTGACGGTAAAACCGGTCAACTAAGTAATCCGGGCTATTGCCCAGGGTAAAGCTGGCAAGATAAAGGCTTGATGTATCGTTGATAGGATACCGGAAGCCTCTGCCCTGCCGACCATCGTCAGTATCATAGCCGATACCGCCCCGGGCGGTTACAGTCAGAGCACAGTTGTCAGCGGAGATATCTGCCCAGGTTCTGCCCGAATACCCAAGATTAATCGAAAACATGGTCTGCCAGCTGTTCTGGTCCGAGTGGATGTAAAGGGTGAATTCTGGTCCGGACCCTGGAGGAGCAGAACACACTGCGGTGATCGTGATGTTTTCTGCAGTTGCGGATTCGCCGGGCAGGATGGTGCCCAGAATTGCGGTTGTATCAATGATTTCAATATAAGGGCTGGTTTCTGTCAGCGTCAGGCGCACCGAAGTTGCCGGTCCGGTGCCGGTGTTTTTAATCGTGATTTTCAATCGCGCAGTTTCCCCCGGTTCCAGGATGTGGTTGGGATTGGATTGAAGGGTATCATCAATTTCGTAACGACAATAAACAAGATACGGTTCAGCTGCTCCCTGAAGCACAGTTACAATCTTGGTGGCAGGAAGGTTGTTGTGCCGGATTGCTGTGAGCTGGAGTTCGCCCGGTGTGAACGGATGGATATTGATGTTGACTTGACCGTTGCTGCCGGTAATTCCGGTAACCAATACCTCATTATCTTTACAGGCAGTAACCGTAACACCAGATGCAGGGTTTGTGTTTTCGTAAACATTCACTGACAGGGTCTGACTGCCGGTAGTGATCGTATCCGGAGCGGTAATGGTCATATTCCGGGGCGGTGCAGTCCAGATGTCCAGTGTCGGGTCGCCTAGGAGATTGAATTCAGTCAGGCACCAGCGCCAGAGTGAGGAGTAGATGGCAGAGCCTGCGTACTCTTCACGAGACCGGTTATGGGCAGGACCCAGCAGGTATTCGGAGCGGGCGAGCAGATAGTCATAGAACCGGACACAGAGTTTTTCCGAGGGTCCCATTACCGGCGGCGTACCCCAGCCGTAGCGGGAGTTCATCATCACCCCAATTGCGCCGCCATCAGGACAGTTTAGTGCTACTTCTGCCAGGCAATCCTCGGCTTCAAAGTTTCCCGGATTGCACGCAAGTGAAGTAATGATTGAATACCGGTTGTGGTTAGTCTGATAACCGGCATAGCTGGTCGTATATATTGGGGTTCCATTTTCGTCATAAACACCACTCTCATTACCATGACCAGCCGGGTCAAAAATCAAAAAGCCGTTGTTAAAAGAGTCAGCTACAACACCAGCGCCGGGGGGATTTTCCATTTTCCGGTCGGTCCATCCCGATGGTGTCAGTTCGGCGATGGAGTCATTCACAAATTTGCCGTGATAATTAAGGGAGCGCCAGAGCCAGCCTGAGGGCAAAAGGGAACGCTGAATATAATCAGCAGCGGGTGTGTTTTCAAAGGCGAGGACCTTGCTGATGAAGTTCCGTACCTGTTCCCGTGTCTCTACTGATGCCCGTCCGACAAAAACATCGGCATACAGGTCGACCGAGTCGTCCATTTCGCCAAACAGGTTGTTATGGTTTGAGTCCCAGGAGTAGTCCAGGTCTCCGTAATACAGATCAGTGGGAATCATTCCCTGTTCATTGCCAACATTAACACAGATCTGACGGGATGGTATCTGCCGGTTATCACCAGCAAGTAAAACATAGACCACACCCCGGTTATGGTAATAGTCAATGATGTGATTTCTTATTTTTTCCTGAAGGTCCCGACCTGGATAATTGGCTTCAATCCAGTCGGTAGTTCGG is a window from the candidate division WOR-3 bacterium genome containing:
- a CDS encoding C25 family cysteine peptidase, yielding MRKVLLFFFMIAGAGSGNVVNHTLRITPEKPKIDSYRGFDRITLDGTFFIPEPGRPLLPIISITLVIPADARLHRIDASPATTNQIEGKFIILPGQFPVTISASQLPEFCPPDTVIYRSDEPWPAQPLVNYSVHHAGGFQLVNLLICPFTYFPLSGRLLLHTEISLTVTFEPGLTPVTPITIFQRNQQLQNLRPLVVNPEDLTTFAPPIFEKDQLSIDYLIITSRELSESFQPYLEYRRQRGMRTEIRTTDWIEANYPGRDLQEKIRNHIIDYYHNRGVVYVLLAGDNRQIPSRQICVNVGNEQGMIPTDLYYGDLDYSWDSNHNNLFGEMDDSVDLYADVFVGRASVETREQVRNFISKVLAFENTPAADYIQRSLLPSGWLWRSLNYHGKFVNDSIAELTPSGWTDRKMENPPGAGVVADSFNNGFLIFDPAGHGNESGVYDENGTPIYTTSYAGYQTNHNRYSIITSLACNPGNFEAEDCLAEVALNCPDGGAIGVMMNSRYGWGTPPVMGPSEKLCVRFYDYLLARSEYLLGPAHNRSREEYAGSAIYSSLWRWCLTEFNLLGDPTLDIWTAPPRNMTITAPDTITTGSQTLSVNVYENTNPASGVTVTACKDNEVLVTGITGSNGQVNINIHPFTPGELQLTAIRHNNLPATKIVTVLQGAAEPYLVYCRYEIDDTLQSNPNHILEPGETARLKITIKNTGTGPATSVRLTLTETSPYIEIIDTTAILGTILPGESATAENITITAVCSAPPGSGPEFTLYIHSDQNSWQTMFSINLGYSGRTWADISADNCALTVTARGGIGYDTDDGRQGRGFRYPINDTSSLYLASFTLGNSPDYLVDRFYRQHGIDRDWQLNDSIRTRLPVWNSAQLLQASFTDLNHPRAKSVIVDQRALVPAPPGPRNTVILVYDLWNAGAVELNNLYAGILADFDVIATDRLHDLAWTFPEQRTAVMRNVNNPSRFLGIKQLYPATPVRLTCIDHAVYVYPDSAMTEDMKYRAITGNLGVRQSDHPFNWSISVSTGPFDLMPGAGKRRMAFAFIGAPDSISFLNTCQTVQEWYDQNVGMQESQNLSRSDLINFSIEPSIFNRTTTVHLHLPLHSRLRLTVHDIAGRTVTRLFSGSLDAGNHQFAVNSEKLAPGVYFVQLESQAEQQTLRILRLK
- a CDS encoding sigma 54-interacting transcriptional regulator; amino-acid sequence: MMDDFLQRVRELETQLAHCSSLEERAELLLGQADGFVVNAAPLLKPLFEQELLAAQEQGRRLIEVRLARRLSDICRHCGANEEADLYAQRVRKIGTEIGEPRFIGSGWYLAGQVEQARCNYEAAIDCYQRALTEWQKAGVVRGIYAALNGLGSVAGLTGRYHEARDYYQQCRQLLENPEFDDFVRATNYCNLGWVYLQLGEWDDAEENLYRSVALAEQQGYDFIRYNALNLLGELFLKRDRLERAVEVFTTVVEAGRKGLTAAELLRDSLTNLGEAEFRRRNYAGASRAFAEAIDLCAVNQDRLNSSMLLWRMAELELAQGNYDRCAGLCQQAQQLAKELGARNVEAEVFRVRALLEQERGMAGAACSFYERARELLNDEPESYESARLRLQFGQFLLEQNQKERAAEELKFASRVFRKLGLVAETDEVNRILFRLELNADREIALVAGIAGLALAGLESGKFIEGALKMICEAFGFDGAALIINQIPRIIYGDVNVAVEDWEQGAPIVKEHEVLMPVCVRGDVNGYVYLARRASWKLDLRTSVLETVASLLAPAVEKLYSLAEELPAPIMEIPGLRFDGVIGKSIAMRKNLEIIVRCADSSLPVLIRGESGTGKELVARAIHFTSSRSGKPFVPINCAAVPETLLEAEFFGVEKGAATGVSARKGKFELADGGTVFLDEIGDMSPGLQAKLLRVLQDKTFERVGSTRPVRVDVRVVAATNQNLEKLIQEGRFREDLYYRLNGIEIYLPPLRERAEDIPELVRFFIAKANQEAKREVRGVSPAVLRLFLAYSWPGNIRQLRNVIQRAVVLAKGEEIEIEDLPAELRHLSGFQQADIKSPLKSAKKIVQEKASAELERAMVMDCLEKANGNVKKAAELSGYSRAQFYRLIKKHNIRFRNSTRN
- the fabG gene encoding 3-oxoacyl-[acyl-carrier-protein] reductase, with the translated sequence MVCNLNGKIALVTGGGAGIGRAIAKRLADSGAVVAVCDLIGESARQVMQEIEQAGGRACGYALDVADNNQVEQVVEQIESELGGVQILVNNAGITRDSLLIRMSEDDFDRVLAVNLKGAFNLTKACCRSMMRLRWGRIINISSVIGQMGNAGQSNYAAAKAGLIGFTKSVAKELAIRNITVNAIAPGFIATAMTEKLTPAVRQSYIEAIPLKRAGTPEDVASLCLFLASDEAGYITGQVIRVDGGMLM